A genomic stretch from Mesoaciditoga lauensis cd-1655R = DSM 25116 includes:
- a CDS encoding AIR carboxylase family protein → MRVSIVMGSESDREFVESGIEVLKEAKVEYELSVYSAHRNLQGLLTYLKNMPQDVRVIIAVAGLSAALPGIVASQVDIPVIGVPRDVGPLNGIDALLSMIQMPKGIPVATMGIGKSGMINAARMAVRILGVIK, encoded by the coding sequence ATGAGAGTTTCCATAGTTATGGGCTCGGAAAGCGACAGGGAATTTGTTGAAAGTGGAATAGAAGTTTTAAAGGAAGCAAAAGTGGAGTACGAGCTGAGCGTTTATTCTGCCCACAGAAACCTTCAAGGTTTGCTTACTTACTTGAAAAACATGCCACAAGACGTAAGGGTTATAATAGCGGTAGCTGGTCTTTCTGCGGCGTTACCGGGTATAGTGGCTTCACAAGTTGATATTCCTGTCATAGGAGTTCCAAGGGATGTTGGCCCGCTAAATGGAATAGATGCTCTCCTTTCGATGATACAGATGCCCAAGGGAATCCCTGTCGCGACTATGGGAATAGGCAAGTCCGGCATGATAAATGCGGCAAGAATGGCTGTGAGAATTTTGGGGGTGATCAAATGA